From Streptomyces qinzhouensis, one genomic window encodes:
- a CDS encoding ABC transporter ATP-binding protein, with amino-acid sequence MITFDEVSVVYDDRSEPVLRDVDVTVEEGELCLVTGLTGVGKSTLLGAVNGLVPHFTGGTLHGRVVVDGRDTAHHPPRELADVVGVVGQDPLDGFVTDTVEEELAYAMEQLAVPPAVMRKRVEETLDLLGLADLRHRPLYQLSGGQQQRVAIGSVLTAHPRVLVLDEPTSALDPTAAEEVLAAVTRLVHDLGVTVLVAEHRLERVVQYADRVLHLPGDGRVVSGPPAEVFRDSGVAPPVVDLGRVAGWSPLPLSIRDARRAAAPLRAGLADVVPPPARPVTPAHGPTVLTARGVTVKHRGVPAVREVGLELRAGEVTALMGRNGSGKSSLLWALQGSGPRQNGTVHVASDGAVGADPKGLPAALARRLVGLVPQTATDLLYLESVAQELAQADRESAPEAAGATVPAREILDRLVPGVVGSVHPRDLSEGQKLALVLAIQLAAAPPVVLLDEPTRGLDYRAKEQLTGIVDGLAREGRAVVVATHDVEFVARAADRVVVMAEGDIVADGPTPEVITASPVFAPQVAKVVAPLPYLTVAQVAAVLAGPGRKA; translated from the coding sequence GTGATCACCTTCGACGAGGTCTCCGTCGTCTACGACGACCGGTCCGAACCCGTACTGCGCGATGTGGATGTGACGGTGGAGGAGGGCGAGCTGTGCCTGGTCACCGGGCTCACGGGGGTCGGGAAGTCGACTCTGCTGGGGGCCGTGAACGGGCTGGTGCCGCATTTCACCGGCGGCACACTGCACGGCCGGGTGGTCGTCGACGGCCGGGACACCGCGCACCATCCGCCGCGGGAGCTGGCCGATGTGGTGGGGGTGGTGGGCCAGGATCCCCTGGACGGTTTCGTCACCGACACGGTGGAGGAGGAGCTGGCGTACGCCATGGAGCAGTTGGCGGTGCCGCCCGCGGTCATGCGCAAGCGGGTGGAGGAGACCCTCGATCTGCTGGGCCTGGCGGATCTGCGCCACCGGCCGCTGTACCAGCTGTCCGGCGGGCAGCAGCAGCGGGTCGCGATCGGTTCGGTGCTGACGGCCCATCCGCGGGTGCTCGTCCTCGACGAGCCGACGTCGGCGCTGGACCCGACGGCGGCCGAGGAGGTGCTGGCGGCCGTCACCCGACTCGTACACGATCTGGGTGTGACGGTGCTGGTCGCGGAGCACCGGCTGGAGCGGGTGGTGCAGTACGCGGACCGGGTGCTGCATCTGCCGGGTGACGGACGGGTGGTGTCGGGGCCGCCCGCCGAGGTGTTCCGGGACTCCGGTGTGGCGCCGCCGGTGGTGGATCTGGGCCGGGTGGCGGGCTGGTCGCCGCTGCCGCTGTCGATCCGTGACGCGCGCCGGGCGGCGGCCCCGCTGCGGGCCGGGCTCGCGGACGTGGTGCCGCCGCCGGCCAGGCCCGTTACCCCGGCGCACGGCCCCACGGTACTGACGGCGCGCGGTGTGACGGTGAAGCACCGGGGGGTGCCCGCCGTGCGAGAGGTCGGTCTGGAGCTGCGGGCGGGTGAGGTGACGGCGCTGATGGGCCGCAACGGCTCGGGAAAGTCGTCGCTGCTGTGGGCGCTCCAGGGGTCGGGGCCGCGGCAGAACGGGACCGTGCACGTCGCATCGGACGGCGCGGTCGGGGCCGATCCGAAGGGACTCCCGGCGGCGCTGGCACGGCGGCTGGTGGGGCTGGTGCCGCAGACGGCGACGGACCTGCTCTATCTGGAGAGCGTGGCACAGGAGCTGGCGCAGGCGGACCGCGAGTCGGCGCCGGAGGCGGCGGGTGCGACCGTGCCCGCGCGGGAGATCCTCGACCGGCTGGTGCCGGGCGTGGTGGGGAGTGTGCACCCCCGGGATCTGTCCGAGGGTCAGAAGCTCGCCCTGGTACTGGCGATCCAGCTCGCCGCGGCGCCGCCGGTGGTGCTGCTGGACGAGCCGACGCGGGGGCTGGACTACCGGGCGAAGGAGCAGTTGACCGGGATCGTGGACGGGCTGGCGCGGGAGGGCCGTGCGGTGGTGGTCGCCACGCACGACGTCGAGTTCGTGGCCCGGGCGGCGGACCGGGTGGTGGTGATGGCGGAGGGGGACATCGTCGCGGACGGGCCGACGCCGGAGGTGATCACGGCGTCTCCGGTGTTCGCCCCGCAGGTCGCGAAGGTGGTGGCGCCACTGCCGTATCTGACGGTGGCACAGGTGGCGGCGGTGCTGGCGGGTCCGGGGAGGAAGGCGTGA
- a CDS encoding ECF transporter S component, whose protein sequence is MTGGDREGGGPVAIRIGPRAGVVIVLAAALGLVAFFWPFVVAPGTFASHYAPPLIFGVLLVLVLCVVISEIAEGGIDSKALAMLGVLSAVNAALRPLGAGTAGVETVFFVLVLAGRVYGPGFGFTLGCTSLFASALITGGVGPWMPYQMFGCAFVGMLAGFLPRASGRREVLMLAVYGSFSGYLFGFLLNLSFWPFSVDPGSSIAYLPGLPFTEQWQRYLAFDVATSLGWDTGRAVTNFVCILLAGPAVLTVFRRAARRARFRAPIRFAPPRGRGPG, encoded by the coding sequence GTGACCGGCGGGGATCGCGAGGGCGGCGGGCCGGTGGCGATCAGGATCGGTCCGCGGGCCGGGGTCGTCATCGTCCTGGCGGCGGCGCTCGGCCTCGTCGCCTTCTTCTGGCCGTTCGTCGTCGCCCCGGGCACCTTCGCCTCGCACTACGCTCCCCCGCTGATCTTCGGGGTGCTGCTGGTCCTGGTGCTGTGTGTGGTGATCTCCGAGATCGCCGAGGGCGGGATCGACTCCAAGGCGCTGGCGATGCTCGGTGTCCTGTCGGCCGTGAACGCGGCGCTGCGCCCGTTGGGTGCGGGCACGGCGGGGGTGGAGACGGTGTTCTTCGTCCTGGTCCTGGCGGGCCGGGTGTACGGGCCGGGCTTCGGCTTCACCCTGGGCTGTACGTCGCTGTTCGCGTCGGCGCTGATCACGGGCGGGGTCGGCCCGTGGATGCCGTACCAGATGTTCGGCTGTGCCTTCGTCGGCATGCTGGCCGGGTTTCTGCCGAGGGCCTCGGGCCGCCGGGAGGTGCTGATGCTCGCCGTCTACGGCTCGTTCTCCGGTTATCTCTTCGGCTTTCTGCTCAATCTGTCCTTCTGGCCGTTCTCCGTCGACCCGGGCAGTTCGATCGCCTATCTGCCGGGGCTGCCGTTCACCGAGCAGTGGCAGCGCTATCTCGCGTTCGACGTGGCGACATCGCTGGGCTGGGACACCGGCCGGGCGGTCACCAACTTCGTCTGCATCCTGCTGGCGGGCCCGGCGGTCCTGACGGTCTTCCGCCGTGCGGCCCGGCGGGCCCGTTTCCGGGCACCGATACGGTTCGCACCGCCGCGGGGGCGCGGCCCGGGGTAA
- a CDS encoding YciI family protein, which yields MAKYLLIKHYRGAPAAVNDVPMEQWTPAEITAHVQYMNDFAARLTGTGEFVDGQALAPEGMWVRYDGEGRPPVTDGPFAESKDLIAGWMVIDVDGDERAVELAGELSAAPGAGGRPIHEWLEVRPFLTTPPTGTE from the coding sequence ATGGCGAAGTATCTGCTGATCAAGCACTACCGCGGCGCTCCGGCAGCGGTGAACGACGTGCCCATGGAGCAGTGGACCCCGGCGGAGATCACCGCGCATGTGCAGTACATGAACGACTTCGCGGCGCGGCTGACGGGGACCGGCGAGTTCGTCGACGGTCAGGCGCTCGCCCCGGAAGGGATGTGGGTCCGGTACGACGGGGAGGGGCGGCCGCCGGTCACCGACGGGCCGTTCGCGGAGTCGAAGGATCTGATCGCCGGCTGGATGGTGATCGACGTCGACGGTGACGAACGCGCCGTCGAGCTGGCCGGGGAGCTGTCGGCCGCTCCCGGGGCGGGCGGGAGGCCGATCCACGAGTGGCTGGAGGTCCGTCCCTTCCTGACCACGCCGCCCACCGGCACCGAGTGA
- a CDS encoding SDR family NAD(P)-dependent oxidoreductase: MPTNHSTQASSTIDPKPLAGRRAVVTGGTIGMGRAIVQALTDRGAEVVYTGRSDRRLAEAQAALDTPLAHPVRSDATDANAIADLSDQVADRLGRIDYLFINQGIAEFQTLEEVTEESWDRIFDVNAKGAFFTVQRLIPLISEGGSIVFTTVSNDRIFPGLSAYSGAKEAVAAFTKVLAAELLPRKIRVNAIAPGFILTPTMGVAELTDEQRAEFIEQGNASTPMGRGGTVEEVAAAALYLAAEATFTTGVELPVDGGFGQGLSA; encoded by the coding sequence ATGCCAACGAACCACAGCACCCAGGCAAGTTCGACCATCGATCCGAAGCCCCTGGCAGGCAGAAGGGCTGTTGTCACCGGCGGCACCATCGGCATGGGCCGGGCCATTGTCCAAGCCCTGACCGACCGTGGTGCCGAAGTGGTGTACACCGGACGCAGCGACCGGCGACTCGCCGAGGCACAGGCGGCACTCGACACCCCGCTGGCCCACCCGGTGCGCTCCGATGCCACTGACGCCAACGCCATCGCCGATCTGAGCGATCAGGTCGCCGACCGCCTCGGCCGCATCGACTACCTGTTCATCAACCAGGGCATCGCCGAGTTCCAGACGCTCGAAGAGGTCACCGAAGAATCGTGGGACCGTATCTTCGACGTCAACGCCAAGGGCGCCTTCTTCACCGTCCAGCGACTGATACCGCTGATTTCCGAAGGTGGTTCGATCGTGTTCACCACCGTCTCCAACGACCGTATCTTTCCCGGTCTCAGCGCCTACTCCGGGGCGAAGGAGGCCGTCGCCGCCTTCACGAAGGTGCTCGCCGCCGAACTGCTCCCCCGCAAGATCCGCGTCAATGCGATCGCCCCGGGCTTCATCCTCACCCCCACCATGGGCGTCGCCGAGCTGACCGACGAGCAACGCGCCGAGTTCATCGAACAGGGCAACGCCTCCACGCCGATGGGCCGAGGAGGCACCGTGGAAGAGGTCGCCGCCGCCGCGCTGTACCTGGCGGCCGAGGCCACCTTCACCACCGGCGTGGAACTGCCCGTGGACGGCGGGTTCGGCCAGGGCCTCAGCGCATGA
- a CDS encoding MerR family transcriptional regulator has product MFIGELSKRAGVSTRSLRYYEQQGLLRPQRRASGYREFGESDVAAVRRVRILLAAGLKTDLIREVLPCMTEEGAVLAPTCEEMAQDLKSERERLSRSIEQLQEARAVLSSIIHAGEAITAGAGATE; this is encoded by the coding sequence ATGTTCATCGGCGAGTTGTCGAAGCGGGCCGGCGTCAGCACCAGGAGCCTGCGGTACTACGAGCAGCAAGGGTTGCTGCGACCACAGCGGCGGGCCAGCGGCTACCGCGAGTTCGGCGAGTCCGATGTGGCCGCCGTGCGCCGGGTCCGCATCCTGCTCGCGGCCGGGCTGAAGACCGACCTGATCCGGGAGGTGCTGCCCTGCATGACCGAGGAGGGAGCCGTCCTGGCGCCGACCTGCGAGGAAATGGCCCAGGACCTCAAGAGCGAACGCGAGCGCCTGAGCCGCTCCATCGAACAGCTCCAGGAGGCCCGCGCCGTACTCAGCTCGATCATCCACGCAGGGGAAGCGATCACCGCCGGCGCAGGGGCCACGGAATGA
- a CDS encoding phosphatidylglycerol lysyltransferase domain-containing protein — protein sequence MGRIPPSPQGAAEHGRLPRRSYAFAVWYLRTIAFLDFLGAVWISFGSDIRRHNDDEFFTPYLLTPGFFSGFFSLFLAVTMRRRKRAAWILNLVLSGSTLLLSALALARPVYRQHAENWLAALVTALFVAALVAGRREFRAKGDRANPGLAAAVGVGGLLVGSLLAAAMVTVTNADSHPGRSDFSERWRYGVFRMFSLAHDDLHFRGITTPGWANVLINLMSTALILLVLYAAFRARRAVDPITGDDEERLRALLARYGDRDSLGYFALRRDKAAIWSPSAGAAVVYRVVGGVSLASGDPIGDPEEWPAAIDRWLTQAHEHGWTPSVIGASEEGGTVYVRHGLNALELGDEAIIDISGFSLDGRAMRSVRQAHHRIERAGYTIGFSRHGELSANELARLAELADDWRGGVTERGFSMALGRLGDPRDGQCMMLVCRDAGGRPRALLSFVPWGTRGLSLDLMRRDRDAENGLFEFMVLELVRHAGELGITRVSLNFAMFRSVFERGSRLGAGPVLRLWRSLLSFFSRWWQIESLYRANAKYRPVWEPRFLLYDQSTDLLRIGIASARAEGFLQTPGPAKRPRRAH from the coding sequence ATGGGGCGCATCCCGCCGAGCCCGCAGGGGGCCGCAGAGCACGGCAGGCTGCCGCGGCGTTCGTACGCCTTCGCCGTCTGGTATCTGCGCACGATCGCGTTCCTCGACTTCCTCGGCGCCGTGTGGATCTCCTTCGGGAGCGACATCAGACGGCACAACGACGACGAGTTCTTCACCCCCTATCTGCTGACCCCCGGCTTCTTCTCGGGCTTCTTCTCCCTGTTCCTCGCGGTCACCATGCGGCGCCGCAAACGGGCCGCGTGGATTCTCAATCTCGTGCTCAGCGGTTCGACTCTGCTGCTCAGCGCCCTGGCCCTGGCGCGACCGGTGTACCGGCAGCACGCCGAGAACTGGCTGGCGGCCCTGGTGACCGCGCTCTTCGTCGCCGCCCTGGTGGCGGGGCGGCGCGAGTTCCGGGCGAAGGGGGATCGCGCCAACCCCGGTCTCGCGGCGGCGGTCGGCGTGGGCGGGCTGCTGGTGGGCTCGCTGCTCGCCGCCGCCATGGTCACGGTGACCAACGCCGACTCCCACCCCGGGCGCTCCGACTTCTCGGAACGCTGGCGCTACGGCGTCTTCCGGATGTTCTCCCTCGCCCATGACGACCTTCACTTCCGGGGCATCACCACCCCCGGCTGGGCCAATGTGCTCATCAACCTGATGAGTACGGCACTGATCCTGCTGGTCCTCTACGCCGCGTTCAGAGCCCGGCGCGCCGTCGACCCGATCACCGGGGACGACGAGGAACGGCTGCGCGCCCTGCTGGCCCGCTACGGGGACCGGGACTCTCTCGGCTACTTCGCCCTGCGCCGGGACAAGGCCGCCATCTGGTCGCCGTCGGCCGGAGCGGCGGTTGTCTACCGGGTGGTCGGCGGTGTCTCCCTCGCCTCCGGAGATCCGATCGGCGACCCGGAGGAATGGCCCGCGGCGATCGACCGCTGGCTGACCCAGGCCCATGAGCACGGCTGGACACCATCCGTGATCGGGGCGAGCGAGGAGGGCGGGACCGTCTATGTCCGGCACGGCCTCAACGCGCTGGAGCTGGGCGACGAGGCGATCATCGACATCTCCGGCTTCAGCCTCGACGGCCGTGCGATGCGGAGTGTCCGCCAGGCTCACCACCGGATCGAACGCGCCGGGTACACCATCGGCTTCAGCCGGCACGGCGAACTGTCCGCGAACGAGCTCGCCCGGCTGGCCGAACTCGCCGACGACTGGCGCGGCGGGGTCACGGAACGCGGCTTCTCCATGGCGCTGGGACGGCTCGGCGATCCCCGGGACGGACAGTGCATGATGCTGGTCTGCCGCGATGCCGGCGGACGGCCGCGGGCCCTGCTGAGCTTCGTACCCTGGGGAACGCGGGGGCTCTCCCTGGACCTGATGCGCCGCGACCGGGACGCGGAGAACGGACTCTTCGAGTTCATGGTGCTGGAACTGGTCCGGCACGCGGGCGAACTCGGCATCACGCGGGTATCGCTGAACTTCGCGATGTTCCGCTCGGTCTTCGAACGCGGTTCGCGGCTCGGCGCGGGCCCGGTGCTGCGGCTGTGGCGGTCGCTGCTGAGCTTCTTCTCCCGCTGGTGGCAGATCGAATCGCTGTACCGGGCCAACGCCAAGTACCGGCCCGTCTGGGAGCCCCGCTTCCTGCTGTACGACCAGAGCACCGACCTGCTCCGCATCGGCATCGCGAGCGCCCGCGCCGAGGGCTTCCTGCAGACGCCGGGACCGGCGAAGCGGCCGCGCCGAGCACATTGA
- a CDS encoding rhomboid-like protein, with translation MSVFSRLLSTRRARALDSAVRSCAARAWAYVRSAPGTYIWLAVLLVTTVLVHFMSPDFESDFLRQRSTNIEQLSKDPVRVLVSSALWIDGGGWLSYAVLYSVFHAPAERWLGTLRWAVVAVAAHVLATFASEGALLWAIRHGLAPHSAVDTLDIGVSYALAGVIGVLTYHIAAPWRYGYLAVVLVVYGLPLVTGRTFTDLGHFTSVLIGLACWPLTRGRGPVWNPMDTLRRGRERLRRRREPGEGGVGG, from the coding sequence ATGAGCGTCTTTTCCCGCCTCCTCTCGACCCGCCGGGCCAGGGCCCTGGACAGCGCCGTCCGTAGCTGTGCCGCCCGTGCCTGGGCTTATGTGCGCAGCGCGCCGGGCACGTATATCTGGCTGGCCGTTCTGCTGGTCACCACCGTTCTGGTGCATTTCATGTCGCCGGATTTCGAGAGCGATTTCCTGCGGCAGCGTTCGACCAATATCGAACAGCTGTCGAAGGATCCGGTACGGGTTCTGGTCTCCAGCGCCCTGTGGATCGACGGGGGCGGCTGGCTCTCCTACGCGGTGCTGTACTCCGTCTTCCACGCACCGGCCGAACGCTGGCTGGGCACCCTCCGCTGGGCTGTGGTCGCCGTCGCCGCGCATGTGCTGGCCACGTTCGCCAGTGAGGGCGCTCTGCTGTGGGCGATCCGTCACGGTCTGGCGCCGCACTCCGCGGTCGACACTCTGGACATCGGGGTGAGCTATGCGCTCGCGGGTGTCATCGGCGTGCTCACGTACCACATCGCGGCTCCCTGGCGGTACGGGTATCTGGCGGTGGTCCTGGTCGTCTACGGCCTCCCCTTGGTGACCGGGCGCACCTTCACGGACCTCGGTCACTTCACCTCCGTGCTCATCGGTCTGGCCTGTTGGCCGCTGACCCGGGGGCGGGGGCCGGTGTGGAATCCGATGGACACACTCCGGCGGGGGCGGGAGCGTTTGCGCCGCCGGAGGGAGCCCGGCGAGGGCGGGGTGGGCGGTTGA
- a CDS encoding MBL fold metallo-hydrolase, with amino-acid sequence MDQSPEQIILGDVTVTRIKEFYGPSGLSPGQFFPDSPQGSWEEHREWLAPEFWNPRTDECMTAIQSWLLRSEGRTILVDTGVGNHKDRPYMPAWSRMDTDFLDQLAAAGVRPEDIDIVVNTHLHLDHVGWNTRLDGRTWVPTFPNATYLMPRPDFDFWDPANENKTVLGRANQNVFEDSVTPVHRAGLTYLWDGTYRIDRNLRLDLAPGHTPGSSVLTLESGGDRAVFVGDLIHTGLQIAEPAINSCFCEDPAESRATRHKVLGRAAENNALVFPAHFGGRSAVEVARNGSKFMIKEWADLSPIS; translated from the coding sequence ATGGATCAGAGCCCCGAGCAGATCATCCTCGGTGATGTCACGGTCACCCGTATCAAGGAGTTTTACGGCCCGTCAGGGTTGTCTCCGGGCCAGTTCTTCCCGGACAGCCCCCAAGGCTCGTGGGAAGAGCACCGCGAGTGGCTGGCACCCGAGTTCTGGAACCCGCGGACGGACGAGTGCATGACGGCGATCCAGTCCTGGCTGTTGCGCAGCGAGGGGCGCACGATCCTCGTGGACACCGGTGTGGGCAACCACAAGGACCGGCCCTACATGCCGGCGTGGAGCCGGATGGACACGGACTTTCTCGACCAACTCGCCGCCGCCGGGGTGCGGCCCGAGGACATCGACATCGTGGTCAACACCCACCTGCACCTGGACCACGTCGGCTGGAACACCCGCCTGGACGGCCGGACCTGGGTCCCGACCTTCCCGAACGCCACCTATCTGATGCCCCGGCCGGACTTCGACTTCTGGGACCCGGCCAACGAGAACAAGACCGTGCTCGGCCGGGCGAACCAGAACGTCTTCGAGGACAGCGTCACGCCGGTCCACCGGGCGGGACTCACCTACCTGTGGGACGGAACGTACCGGATCGACAGGAACCTGCGTCTCGATCTCGCTCCCGGGCACACCCCCGGCTCGTCCGTACTCACCCTGGAATCCGGCGGCGATCGTGCCGTGTTCGTCGGGGACCTGATACACACCGGGCTGCAGATCGCCGAGCCGGCCATCAATTCCTGCTTCTGCGAGGACCCGGCGGAGTCCCGCGCCACCCGGCACAAGGTCCTCGGCCGGGCCGCCGAGAACAACGCACTGGTCTTCCCGGCGCACTTCGGCGGCCGGAGCGCCGTGGAGGTCGCGCGCAACGGCTCGAAGTTCATGATCAAGGAGTGGGCGGACCTCTCCCCCATCTCCTGA
- the aztD gene encoding zinc metallochaperone AztD: MTITARRRTAAGITLLIATSLALTACGTNTAGQAATEQDRSKPGASAKPVADPLVTTYDGGLYILDGRTLKVAKDIPLAGFNRVNPAGDDRHIMLSTPAGFRVVDAVKQQLTDIEFKGPKPGHVVRHADKTVLFTDGTGQVTVFDPHDLAKGKPATTTYTSAAPHHGVAVQLKNGQLVSTLGTEEKRTGIVVLDKDRKEVTRNEDCPGVHGEATAKDETVVVGCEDGALVYKNGAITKVKSPTVYGRIGNQAGSDRSPIVLGDFKKDKDAELERPQQISLIDTTTGKMKLVDLNTSYTFRSLARGPHGEGLVLGTDGKIHVIDPEAGEVIRTIPVTGAWREPLEWQQPRPALFVREHTAYVTDPTTKKIHAIDIETGKELASATLPAAPNEISGVKY; encoded by the coding sequence ATGACCATCACCGCACGCCGCCGTACCGCGGCAGGCATCACTCTCCTGATCGCCACCTCCCTTGCCCTGACCGCCTGCGGCACCAACACCGCCGGCCAAGCCGCGACCGAGCAGGACCGGAGCAAGCCCGGCGCCTCGGCGAAGCCGGTCGCCGACCCGCTCGTCACCACCTACGACGGCGGCCTCTACATCCTCGACGGCCGGACCCTCAAGGTCGCCAAGGACATACCCCTGGCCGGCTTCAACCGCGTCAACCCCGCCGGCGACGACCGCCACATCATGCTCTCCACCCCGGCGGGCTTCCGTGTCGTGGACGCCGTCAAGCAGCAACTCACCGACATCGAGTTCAAGGGCCCCAAGCCCGGCCACGTCGTACGGCACGCGGACAAGACCGTCCTGTTCACCGACGGCACCGGACAGGTCACCGTCTTCGACCCCCACGATCTCGCCAAGGGCAAGCCCGCCACCACCACCTACACCTCCGCGGCCCCTCACCACGGCGTCGCCGTCCAACTGAAGAACGGCCAACTGGTCAGCACCCTGGGTACCGAGGAAAAGCGCACCGGCATCGTCGTCCTCGACAAGGACCGCAAGGAAGTCACCCGCAACGAAGACTGCCCCGGTGTCCACGGAGAGGCCACCGCCAAGGACGAAACGGTCGTCGTCGGCTGCGAGGACGGCGCCCTCGTCTACAAGAACGGCGCCATCACCAAGGTGAAGAGCCCCACGGTCTACGGCCGGATCGGCAACCAGGCCGGATCCGACCGGTCCCCGATCGTCCTCGGTGACTTCAAGAAGGACAAGGACGCCGAACTCGAACGTCCCCAACAGATCTCGCTGATCGACACCACGACCGGGAAGATGAAACTGGTCGACCTCAACACCAGCTACACCTTCCGCTCCCTGGCCCGAGGCCCGCACGGCGAAGGACTCGTCCTGGGTACCGACGGCAAAATCCATGTGATCGACCCCGAGGCAGGCGAGGTCATCAGGACGATCCCGGTCACCGGCGCCTGGCGGGAACCTCTGGAGTGGCAGCAGCCGCGCCCCGCCCTCTTCGTCCGCGAGCACACCGCCTACGTCACCGATCCCACCACCAAGAAGATCCACGCCATCGACATCGAGACGGGTAAGGAACTCGCCTCCGCCACCCTGCCCGCGGCGCCCAACGAGATCAGCGGCGTCAAGTACTGA
- the aztC gene encoding zinc ABC transporter substrate-binding protein AztC: MTHHTEARSHPLTPATVLALVSALLLGLTACATATDGERSSVVVTTNILGDITREIVGDQAEVTVLMKPGADPHSFGVSAPQAARFEQADLIVHNGLGLEENVLRHVEAARESGVATLAVGEGVDPLPYASDDMAGRPDPHFWTDPTRVRTAARLIADQLVEHVDGVDASTVRANAARYDTRLADLAHWMSSRFAAIPANKRNLVTNHHVFGYLAQRFGFHVIGAVIPSGTTLASPSASDLTSLATAIEKAGVTAIFADSSQPDRLAQVLKRESDVDVRVLPLFSESLTERGKGAATYLEMMRANTAAIADGLGAPTPTPTPTPSTARPMAGTERETP, encoded by the coding sequence ATGACCCACCACACCGAAGCCCGGTCGCACCCCCTCACTCCGGCCACCGTCCTCGCCCTGGTCAGCGCGCTGCTCCTCGGCCTCACGGCCTGCGCCACCGCCACCGACGGGGAGCGTTCCAGCGTCGTGGTCACCACCAACATCCTCGGTGACATCACCCGGGAGATCGTCGGTGACCAGGCCGAGGTCACCGTCCTGATGAAGCCCGGCGCCGACCCGCACTCCTTCGGTGTCTCCGCTCCGCAGGCAGCGAGGTTCGAACAGGCCGACCTGATCGTCCACAACGGGCTCGGACTGGAGGAGAACGTCCTGCGCCATGTCGAAGCCGCCCGGGAGTCGGGCGTGGCCACGCTCGCCGTCGGTGAAGGCGTCGACCCTCTCCCGTACGCCTCGGACGATATGGCCGGGAGGCCCGATCCGCACTTCTGGACCGATCCCACACGCGTACGCACCGCGGCCCGGCTCATCGCCGACCAGCTGGTCGAGCATGTCGATGGTGTCGACGCCTCCACCGTCCGTGCCAACGCCGCCCGGTACGACACCCGGCTCGCGGACCTTGCCCATTGGATGAGCAGCCGGTTCGCCGCGATACCGGCGAACAAGCGCAACCTGGTGACCAACCACCATGTCTTCGGCTACCTCGCGCAGCGCTTCGGATTCCACGTCATCGGAGCAGTCATCCCCAGCGGGACCACCCTCGCCTCACCCAGCGCTTCCGACCTCACATCCTTGGCCACGGCGATCGAGAAGGCGGGGGTGACGGCGATCTTCGCCGACTCCTCCCAGCCCGACCGTCTCGCCCAGGTCCTCAAACGCGAAAGCGACGTGGACGTGCGCGTCCTGCCCCTGTTCTCCGAATCCCTGACCGAACGGGGCAAGGGCGCCGCCACCTACCTGGAAATGATGCGCGCCAACACCGCGGCCATAGCCGACGGCCTCGGCGCCCCCACCCCCACCCCCACCCCCACCCCCAGCACCGCCCGCCCGATGGCGGGCACCGAAAGGGAAACCCCATGA